Below is a genomic region from Prunus persica cultivar Lovell chromosome G3, Prunus_persica_NCBIv2, whole genome shotgun sequence.
GAGTCTGCAAAGTTTGTTTACCTGATGGGAGCTGATGATGTTAACTTGGAGAAGGTTCCAAGCGATGCATTTGTGGTTTATCAAGGGCATCATGGGGACCGGGGTGTGTATCGTGCCAATGTCATCCTTCCTGCAGCAGCATTCAGTGAAAAGGAAGGGACGTATGTAAATACAGAAGGGTGCTCTCAGCAAACAGTACCTGCAGTTCCGACTGTCGGTGATGCTAGGGATGACTGGAAGATAATTCGGGCTCTATCTGAGGTTGCAGGTGTGCGGCTGCCATATGATACACTAGGGGCCATCCGATCCCGGATCAGGACAGTAGCACCAAACATTTTGCAAATAGACGAGAGAGAGCCAGctacattttcattttcaattaagCCGGAGTCCAAGCAAAAGTTGGATTCGACTCCATTTGGGACTGCCGTTGAGAATTTTTATATGACTGATTCGATCACCAGAGCATCAAAGATAATGGCACAATGCAGTTCAGTGCTGTTGAAGAAGTGACCAGTGGATTTTTGTTATTCTCTAATAAAGTTGCAGATTCACCTGTTTTCTCCTGTTAATTTTATGGGGTTGTGTAAGGCCCTGTTTGGCCAAAGCTTCTGGAACATTGGAAGTACTTCCAATAAATTTATTCAGGTTTTGTTTCACTGTAATGCAATGTAATAGTATTTTCTGTACAACCGtttgcatatataatttggGAATTTTCAATTCATTTGTTGTATATCTTCACTGAATGTACGACACCGAAGATTTTTACTCAAATTTGAATGCAACACATGTAGGACCAAATCAGAATgcaaatgaagagaaaaagtCTTCATAAATTAGCTGAGTTATATGTTTTCTCACTTCCAAAGAAAAGTAGCGTTCATATGTTTTCTTGTTTCCCGAGTCAAAGCTCCTCTATATAAAGGGGCTTCTTGTTATGTAGAAGATGTTAGTTGAATAACCAAATCTTGTCActttgttaatatttttttgatacaaacgatattctactttaatctaatctaaactatGGAAAGGGGAATTCGAACTCGGATGCAGAGCGGAGAGTACATTGGCTCTAGTCAACTTGGTGTTGTTAGGTTTGCTTCAtcatttgggttttttgttttatgtcaAACAAAACTCCACCAATTCCTCGGCAATTCATGAATGTGTTTGTCTGTCCTGTTTGTGCCACTTGGGTGGCTCTTCTTCTTGTATGCTCTTGTTGAGCCGctaactttatttatttattcttgttTTGGTCTTGGTtatgtatctttctttgttttaataagtTCAGTTTTTACAACCATGTACGGTGCTTTGTTCAAAAAACCAAAGgcagagaaaacaaaaggtaaTGAGTACAAGAAAGTAAAATGAGATAGTAATTATGCAATTCATTCACACATAAACATAAAGACATGAAAACCTACAAACGGAAACACCCTCCTTCCTATTTCTTGCACTTTCTTATTCAAAAGCCAAAcactacaaaataaaaaagaaactacAGGATCAAAAAAGTAGCAGCAGCATATGAGATGGCACTGGCAAGCCCCCAACGCCCATGAGGGTTTTGGTTACTTCTGTTTTATCCTCGGAGAAGAAGAGTGACCCCAAAGGAAATTGTGCACGCAATATGCCCCAACAGAGCCAAGAACCCGTACTTCCTGTCAtcatcacacacacacaaaaagtaaataaaaaatgaactcTATAGGcaaattttccatttccaaATAGTTCAATTCAACATATTAAGACGGCGGCCACATATGTCAAATCTTATTTGATTATGCTCTCAGGTCAAAATTAATAATCTCACGACATAACATGACATACGTTAAGTTCATTCGAGAGTAACAATCTCAAAacataacataacatgttCAGTCCGAATTAGCATATCACAACATAACatatatttgataaaatacttGAAAAATGTACTAATtgtattatatattgtttaatATAAGCGATGTTAGGAATGGGGAATTGAACCTAGCATCTTGGGCGTAGGGGTAAATGTTATTAACCACTTCAAATacaacctttttttcttccacgAGTAAGAAGATTGAAAAATGGTACTAAGACAATAGCCATAGTTCTTTTcatcaaaaagaagaaaaataacataacatgtcaTATGCTAGATATGTTAAAAATGATTAAATGAGTAGAGATTGGGAAATAGGTAAGattgaaaatggagaaagaTATAGGGCAAACCCGACGGCAAGGCGGTTCTCGGGGTCGCCGGTGGAGTAGCCTTTGAAATAGAAATAGCGGGTGACAGTATAAAGCAGACCAAGGCCAGCTGAGATGCAAGGATGTTTAAGACCTCCCAATAACAGAAGCACAAAGAACAAAGGCATCAATTCCAGAGAGTTCTGGTGGCCTCTCTGAACACAATTGAAAACTTTTGCTTCTTTGTTGTCAGATTCTGAAGCGTACAGGGTTGGATAAGGCACCTTGTACCTGCCCAATTCATAACAAATTCAATCAGAGATTTTAACAGAGATTTCtggaaattatttattaaaaaaaacaaattttaaagctTTGCATTTACATACTTTTTTCTGGCCTTGCCTACTTTGCCAGCCATCCAGAAATTGAGAAGGGTGTAGAGAACAAGAACAAGGACTACATAGCCGTACTCTCTGGGGAGCAATTCAACTGCGGTGGCCATTTGGTTTCTGGGTATGAACGTGAAATCAGGGAAATGGGTTTTATGAATTGACTTCTTGACTGACCGACTCTGTTGTGTGTGTGGATATAGATGAGCCTCTTGTTTCTCTTCacttgggtttattttggtGGTAATGGGCGCCCACGTTAGCTTTTATACTTGTTTTGCGACTTTTTCTCCAAGGCAGAtagatttttatattatttttcatcaatcaatatttaataatagtaatatatatgTGAGCAGTAGGCTTGTGTAACAAGTACATCTTGATTTCTCCATCCAtcttttttccttgctttttttttttcacgagGCGTTTGAGGTTGTATTTGTCCAACCTGCACTTAAGAGTTTGACAATTGTTTTAAATTAGTTTACAATGGGTACCACCATAACTGAGTTTCCCCTCTGGATCATTGATATGGGGAAAGTGCTCCACGCCTGCGTTTTTCATTCGAAGatggttaatattttatataattattgtaaaTTAATTGAAGGCTTATTATTATATAGAATTACCGATAGGGCCAATGTGGAACACAAAACTCTAGTCAATGGAATGAAGCGGGTCATTTGGACTTTAATGGGGCAAAATGAGATTTAACCGCAGTTTCAAAGGGTGTTGCAGTAAATaagctttaattaaaatatacatttaaaatgaaatattttttaaggGGTAAAAGTCATACGCAAAGGATCGATTAAGGGAGTGAAATGagacatttttattttcagtggGTTATGTTATGTAAGATTAGATTTGTgttcaaattatttatatataaaaaaaattgtaaggaGGTATTCGTGCGTGGAAATATTGGTCATTTGGTGGTGAGATGGTTTTGTtcactattttgtttttactgttttttagtgttttttttttctgacttGCAAATGAATGACCTCATCTCTCTTCCTACGGGTGCCCCTTGGTATGGTGAAAACCGAATCAACTTATTATCAAccaaaacttttttatttggtaaCTGCATTTTAGAATTtgaaaccgaaaaaaaaaaaattgattttgtggtggtgaaaacaaaaaaataatatcgaATTACTggttatctatatatataaagcaaaaggcagagaatggtgaaacattcaaaataccagaaaatgccctttgttaattcaaatattaagaattgaaattattaattaaattaagataatatcgtaaattcacattttttaatattaaaaaaattaaaattaaaaaccaaaataagataataggtcctatttttatggaacataactaccctgttattttttcttaattctaaaaataaaaataaaaaagaaaaagaaaaccaattggcacatgcatgagcatgtgtcaaggggctagttaCCATAATATATCGACGTAGTTACTAAAATATTAGTGAATATTAATACTAAACTAAACTACTAATATttattgtatatatgtaaagaGATACATACATGTATTGCATAAAGAATTTATAAACATATTTATTATGGTATCATACGAGTATCATTAATAGTGTGGAAGCACAAATTCTTCAGTCCATGACATGTGGACACAAATGCCTATATACTCTGATCTAGAATTACTTTCAACAATTTGATAAATTCTTACACTCATTATATGTACATATTGAGTTACACTACACTCACTAGTCCCAAAATGTAAGTATCATTAGTTTTGATGTACTAGTTataatgcatatattatatgacTTCCTAGTACTAATTAGTAGTATTAATGAACAAATTCTTATACCACTTAgcttataagaaaaaaagtagTGTTACAAATATACGTACATGTAGTTCATAAAAATACATACACATAGCCAAGTGTACTAAACTATTAATTGTAAGAGAGTTTGTAAATTAGACTCACTGCTACTAGTTACTCGTAATCAAGGACTGAGATATTGATAATATCGCCGAAATATTGGAGATATTATAGTTTTTTAGGGAGGGGTATATTTTGTATTGTATCTGTGTActtatcgtataaatatcgataatatcgggGAAGTTTCGGCCGTGATAATATCCTTCAATTATCATGAGCATTGGTTAATATATCACGATAATATCCATAATATCCATAATATTGCAATATCGACATggaatagaaaaaataaaataatgaaaaggCTTATGCACATGCACAAGCGGATTCAAACCCCTTTCATTTCTACTTTTCCTCCAACCCTTCATATCTCATGCCTTTTGGGATGGAATTGAGCGGCTTATAGAAAGAATGTGAGACCAaatcttcaaatgattttgcttATGGTCAACGTCAACCAATCTCGTGATCCATATAGGTgg
It encodes:
- the LOC18783675 gene encoding microsomal glutathione S-transferase 3; protein product: MATAVELLPREYGYVVLVLVLYTLLNFWMAGKVGKARKKYKVPYPTLYASESDNKEAKVFNCVQRGHQNSLELMPLFFVLLLLGGLKHPCISAGLGLLYTVTRYFYFKGYSTGDPENRLAVGKYGFLALLGHIACTISFGVTLLLRG